The genomic window CTATTAATATTTACAATGTTATACCGTTAGGTAAAGATATGTTACTAACAAGGTAGTAAGTAAATAAATAGGTGAACAAGGATGTTTGAAAAAAAGACGTTACAATTACTACAATTATTCTATCGTGAAACTGAACGTGTACGTTTACTGGATATTGATCAATTACCTGTTTTAGGGATCGAACTACAGCCGTTGATGAATCAATGGTTAGAGACGAAGCGTAATTTTCAACGCGATGAAATATATCAACAATATTGGATTAAAACTTGTAGCGCGGGCTATATCACTGAATTACGTTTACATGCTGATGGTACTTTAGATGAATATACTTTGTTTAATCGTCTACATACGCAAGGACATTGGCAGTTAGTTGATGGTGCTATTGAGATTAAAATTATCAAAGGCGATAACTGCTATCGTTGTACTGTATATGCTAATCGCCACGCTAATATTCATTCAGCTATTGAATATAAAAATGATCAACTTCATTCTTATTTAAAATTGGCACAAACGCGTCCAATTTAGCGATATATAATCACTTTTTTGTCTAATAAATAGACTTCCAAAAGTGATTAAAATCAGTACACTGAAAGTCATCAGTGAATAGATTAGGACACAAGGATGAGTAAAATAAAAAAGGTTGCAATTGTTGGTGGCACACACGGCAATGAGTTTAGTGGTATTTACTTATTACGCAAATGGCAGCAGTCAACTGTTTTAGATCGTGACAGTTTTAGTGTTGAAACCGTATTTGCGAATCCTAAAGCGCATAATGATAATAAACGTTATGTAGATCATGATTTAAATCGCCAATTCAATGTAACGGACTTGGCCAATAATGAGTTAGCAAGTTATGAGCAGAGTCGCGCTAAAGCGATTAATCAACAGATAGGTCCTAAAGGCAATGCGAATGTTGATTTTATTATCGATTTACACAATACCACCAGTAATATGGGGCCTTCTTTAATTTTACTGCAATCTGATAGCTTTAATCGCCAAATGGGGGCATATGTTAAAATGCAAATGCCTAAAGCGGTGGTAGTATTTGAAGATCATACTCCAGTTGAGCACCA from Photobacterium toruni includes these protein-coding regions:
- a CDS encoding aspartoacylase, encoding MSKIKKVAIVGGTHGNEFSGIYLLRKWQQSTVLDRDSFSVETVFANPKAHNDNKRYVDHDLNRQFNVTDLANNELASYEQSRAKAINQQIGPKGNANVDFIIDLHNTTSNMGPSLILLQSDSFNRQMGAYVKMQMPKAVVVFEDHTPVEHHHFLSSIAPQGVIVEVGPQPQSVIRQDILDWMDEMTKHILDFVHLHNIGELLPLIPSYEAFRYHETLSLPVDEQEQRIGMVHHSVQDNDFKLLRNGDPIFTLFDGTEVHWQGDYEAYPHFINEAAYYDNNLAMSLAKKVLITTHG